Genomic DNA from Paenibacillus borealis:
AAAGAATGGAGCGGATCAAACGTAAAGTGCGGGAAACGATGCAAGCGGAGGAGGGGATATCATGGAACGGGCAGGAATCGGCAATGAATACCAAGATATAAGAGACGCTGCAGTCCGTGAGGAGCAGCTGCCTGGGATTGAGGTGACGGAAAGGGTAATGACCCGCGTACGGGAAACGGGTCAGAGGCAGAGCCTGCGCGGGATCAGATTTGCCGGTAAAACGGCAGCGTTCACAGGGATGCTGGTTATGCTGCTGATCACAGTAACGGCGTATGCTGCCTCGGAGTATATTCAGATCCGGAATAAGGCAGGCGAGGTTAAGGTGCAGCATTATGCGCCGGATCTGAAGCCGCAGGGAATAGCCCCTTATTACCAATATTTATGGAAGCTGATGGATTTTGCCAAACCCGGGGAACTGATCGCTTATTTCAATAGGGGAGAGAAGCTTCCCGAAGGAGCGAAATCGGCACTGCAGTTTACAAGCAAGGAGCTGCGGCTGACCGATTATCCGGCTTTTCTGGGAGAGCTGAACAAATTGAAGACGCCTATATTGCCCAAGGAAGCCGGAGGTTATGAATTTAAGTACGGCACGATATACCCCCGCTTACCCTCAGCCGAGGAACGCGAAGAAAACCCGCTTTACCGTCAGACTCTTGACGAATTGATTGCTGAGGCGAGGCAGAATACCGGCCGTAACCTGTTCATGAAGGCGGTCCCGTGGACCGAAGCGGCGTCTATTGGGGGCAAGTACACCAAGCAGGGGGCGGTCATTGAAATAGGAGCCACCTTACTGGATGGGGGCAATATGCAGGTATATCAGGATACGAACAACACGGTGGAGAAACTTGAGGTAGAGGGAAGAGAGATTATCTACAATTTTGTAAGCAGACCGGAGATAAAGCCCAGCTTCAGCTACCATTACCTGAACTGGTACAATGAGCAGCAGGATGCCTATTACATTGTCACCACCTATGGTGATAGAGAGTTGACCAAGGCGCAGCTGCTGGATTTGGCAGGTGAATTGATCCGGGGCGGGTTGTAGGCGAAGCAGCAGCTTGAAGCGGCCCGGTAGACACCTCATCTTCCGCAGGGAGCGGAGGGGCTACCGGGCCTCCGCCTGATTCCGCAGCTGCTCCAGCCTGGAATACGGAATATGCAGCGTGAGTTCATCCAGTTCGGGAGAAGGGAACCAGTCGGTCTTAAGGCCTCCTCCGTCAGTTTTAACCACATGGGTAACTGAAAAGGGTGGCATATAAATATTGTGATGAACCAAGGGCTTCACCACAATGCTCTCCCGATCTTGAAGCACAATCAACTACAGCCGGCCCGCCGCGTCCATTCCGGCGTATACAATCCACCCGTGCTGCACAATGTAGGTCTCAGCAATTTCTTTGTGATAGTGGCTGTGTTGCCATCCGCCTTGACCGGGTGCTTCCGTCCGGATATAGGCACTTCCGTCTGAGCTGAGCAGGCGGAAGCGCCGTTCTCCGCTAGGCATTTGCTGATGCAGTGTCTGGATGCCATGCGTCCGGGCCTCTTCGGGTGTAATAACGGCAGGGGCGGCATCCTGCTGGCTTGGAGGATGGATACTGTCTCCGGGTACCTCACAATTGTTGCTGGCGATATCAGGATTGCCGGCGAGTTCGCGGAAATGCTGCAGCTTATAACGGATGATCCGCTGTGTCTCCTGAAGCTGGGCGATCTCGGCGCTGAGGGCGTCATGATGCGCTTCAAGCAGGCTGTACCGTTCCGCGAGTGCCCCTGAGCCCTGACGGGTAAGCTCAAGATATTGCTTGATTTCTTCCAGGGTCATGCCTGTAGCCTTCAGGCGCATCACGAAGCGGATGCCGAGAATCTGATCTCTGGTGTAGCGCCTGTGGCCGTTGGGCTTGCGTTCAGCATAAGGCAGCAGCCCAAT
This window encodes:
- a CDS encoding MerR family transcriptional regulator, with translation MQEIPEIVTSIRQAAELTGLTEDTIRYYERIGLLPYAERKPNGHRRYTRDQILGIRFVMRLKATGMTLEEIKQYLELTRQGSGALAERYSLLEAHHDALSAEIAQLQETQRIIRYKLQHFRELAGNPDIASNNCEVPGDSIHPPSQQDAAPAVITPEEARTHGIQTLHQQMPSGERRFRLLSSDGSAYIRTEAPGQGGWQHSHYHKEIAETYIVQHGWIVYAGMDAAGRL